The Eschrichtius robustus isolate mEscRob2 chromosome 16, mEscRob2.pri, whole genome shotgun sequence DNA segment TGCCCCACCCCCCCATGCCCCTCACCTGGAATGGCCATCCACCGGGCCATCACTGAGAGCGCTGTGCTCAGCACCTGGTCCTCAGGCACCACCTGGTCCACCAGGCCCACCTGGAGGGCCTCTGCTGGCCGGAAGAGCAACCCCAGCTGCAGGGCCTGCTCTGAGGCACGGTGCCCAATGGTGTTCACAAAGGTGTCTTTGAACCTGGAAGCAGACACCCACTCACGGTGGGCTCAGGGCTCccgggagatgggggtgggggggtgggctcAGCCCGGGGTCTGGTGGAGTGTGGGTGCAGCCCCCAGCCTTACCAGAAGGGGGCGACGATGCCCAGCAGGGTCTCGTTCAGCCCCATGAGGTACTTGGGGTTGTCAGCCAGGATTCGGTAGTCGCAGGTGAGGGAGATAAGGCAGCCTCCGGCCGGGCAGGCTCCCTGCAGGGGAAGCAGGACCACCGGGCTCTGGGTGCTGCCGTGGCTGGTTCCGGTCATCTTCCAGAGAGCCAGGGTCCCAAGAAAGGGCCTCAGGTGGCTGTGAGCTCTTGGGTGCCTCCAGGCCCCAGGATGCTGTACCAACACTGTCTGGGGGTGTGCGCACAATGGGCTCCGGCTCACCCATCAGCCTGAGGCTGCGGGCACTGGCAGGGCGGCCAGCGCTCAGGCCCAGAACATCCCCTCTTTTCTCAGGCTCATGTCAGGGCAGCAAGCggtctctcttctcctctcctccagcAGGAGGTCCTCCGAGGCCCGACCTCACTCTGCCCTCATCTCACACATCCACTGCCCCAGAGGCCGTCAGCGGCCACCACACCCCATGGAGTCTTCCTGACTCTGGCCATCCCTCCTTTCCACCCAGCTCAGGCTCTCCTGGCACCTCTCTGGCCTTagccccacccctgccttccccaggTTAGGCCAAAGTGATATTCCCAAATGTAGATCTGATCCCCCACTTGCCCCCACCCTCATAACCCTCCTGCTGGGCCACGTCGACCATGGGCCCTGGTTCCTGCCCCCACACTCACCCCCACCTCAGTGAGCAAgtcccccccagccccacccctaggTCCCCCCTTCACCTGGTCTGTAATGGCAAGCTGACCTGTGCACCTTTGAGGGTCTCCCGACTGCCCCCTTCCTCTCCGAgggcttcttgagggcagggccaCGTCCACCCCCACCCTAAGGGCTGGCCTGCAGCGAGCCATGGAGGCCCCTCGGGAGTGGGGACACTCACGTTGATGGCGGCGATCAGCACCAGGTTGGATAGGTACAGCCGCAGCCACAGCTCCTGCACCGCCTTCCAGTACTCGGCATAGTGGGCTGGGTTCTTCCCGCACATCTCCGTCAGGTCCAGGCCTGCGGAGAAGACCCTGGGGCAGTCCTGGGGAggtgtggggtgggcaggggccccGTCAGAGTCTGCCCCACGGTGCCAACACAGCCCCAGGGCCCAGGGAGCCCACAGGTGCTCAAGGGACAGAGGAGCTGAGGTCATGCTCGGGCAGCACGATGCTGCCCCCAGGAGCCCAGAGCTGGGGGCTCCAGGGAGGCAGCCTGGACCTCCCTTGCACTCTGTTCCTTCTGCATCCTGGGATATTCTTCCCTTTCCAGCTTCAAACTGGAAGAAAAGGCAGCAGGGCCAGGTGCTCCTCCAAGGACATAAACACACCGGACTCTGTGCATACCTCTGTACTCATCCTGGGCAGAGGAACTCAGGGGCGGGGGAGGACTCCTGACAGTCGGAGCGGACACACGTTCTGATTTACCCCAAAAGCAAACTGCAGACTCCGGTGCAGGCTGGAAGGTGCAGCTGTCAGGACTTggccagggaaggagggagtggtGAGCAGTCAAGAAGACAgacctcgggacttccctggtggtccagtggttaagaatctgccttccagtgcaggggatgtgggttcgatccctggtcggggaactaagatcccacaggccacaggcaactaagcctgtgcaccgcaacgaaagatcccgcgtgctgcaactaagacccgatgcagccaaaagtaaataaaataaaatggtttttgtttaaaaaaaaaaaaaggatggaccAACTTATGTCACTGTTGCAGTCTGGTCATCACGcagttagctttaaaaaaaaaaaagcagacagacCTCTGCCCTGGGCTGTCACATGTGAGACAGAAGCCTGGGGAAGGATCTGTAAGGCACGTCTGTCCTGTGTGGACGCCCCAGGCCCCAACACAGCCGCTGAAGTGGAGGTGGGGAGCACAGACCAAGGCAGAAGGTGCTTCTGGGCATGGGCACCAGGTTCTGGGTGCTCTGTCAAGAATGcaggccaggggaggggcagcTCCCCAGCCCTCACCCGAGAACACCGCACCTGGGGTTGCTGATCACTAACCAGCACTGGCCGCGGTCACCATGTGCTGCTGCAGCAACGACCGaaccccctcccctgcctgcaGTGTCTGTGAGGAGGGGCAGCCACACTCGAAGTCCTCTACATCCTTCTATTAAGCGACAAAAGCAAGTTGCAGTGCAGGGCATAGACGCGGCCCCGTGTTTCTCATATACACACGTGCCTGTGTGTGCACTGATACCAGCAGGCTGGCTTTTTGTTTACGTGGAACGTGTTCCACTCCTGTCACTAAAAAGGCCCCACAGGGATGGGAATACTGGTGGTTGGTACACCACGTCCTGCTGTCTCACAGGTCCTGCTGTCTCACATGCTGGAGCAGGGACCCATGAGCCAGCgcctgtggggggtggggggctgggacaGCAGGGGGATGGAGCTGCTCCCTCTCTGAGGATGTGGCAGGACTGACATTCAGCTTTTCAGCCTTCCTCCTTAATCTCTTCCCACCATGAGCTCctggctcccccctccccactgcctcccCAATTCATTTTCTCAGCACAGAAGCTGGAGGGGCTGACAGCACTTGCCCACAGTCCTGGCGCTGGAGGGAAGCAAAGGCAAAGAACTCTATTCTGGATGCGAGAGAAACGAACACATTAATCCCAGCTGGGGATGGCCTCTGCCAGACAGATGAAAACGGATGTGGGTTGGCCTATTTCCGTGATTTCTGTGATTCAGCAACGTGTCTGTAGTGGGCCGAACTGTGTCCCCGAAAAAGACAAGGTCAAGTCCGCACCCCAGTACccgagaatgtgaccttattcagAAATAGCGTCTTTGCAGATgagatcaagttaagatgaggtcataccgtAGTATGGGGGTCCTAAATCCTTTGACTGGTGTCCTTCTGAGGAGGATTTGGACACAGAGAAAGGGCAGACAGCCACGTGGAGACAAGTACAGGACCCCAGGGCCCCCCTGAAGCTGGCAAAAGCAAAGGATTCTCCCCCACGGCCTCTAGATGTGATCggccctgttgacaccttgattttgaacctGTGGCCTCCAGACCGTGagggaatacatttctgttgttctgcTCCACTGCTCCCCGTTGGTGGTCCTTCGTTAAGGTGGCCCCAACTAACACAAGTCCTTCCAAAACATTTGCTGAGGACCCACTTTGGGCCAGGCCTTGTGCTACGTACACAGGAGGCACTTGATACAGAACACAAGGCGCAGACACATTGCTGGGGGGAGGACACTGTCGCAGGGAGAACTCAGGCTCCGGAGGGACAAATGCTGGCTCCCTGTCCCCAGAGcacaggggctgggggcctggacaaGCGACGGGTCTTCCCCTCTTTTGTTCTAAAGGTCCTATCTTTGGTGACATGCAATTCTCTCATTTTCACAGCATAATAAAGAAAACGTCAAGCTATGAAATGACACCTTAAATGGAGTATTTTCAGGAATTATCCAGGGTGAAAAATTCCTAGGCAATTTCAGCATCTCTAGGCAGGTCAGAAAGTTCCCTCAAATGATCTACACCCAGTATCAGTCCTACCCTTGGAGCAATAAGGTCATCTCACTCCCATGGGATGGGGCAAGGCTTGGCTCTGCAAACCCCAGCTTCACAGGACACACTGGGTGCGTGCATCAGGCCAGCCCCTGAGGGTCCCCTGCTGGTCCGTGACTCCAGCACAGTGATGGGTCCCCTCGTCAGAGGCAGCCAGGCTCTCCAGAGCTGCAACTCCAGGCCACCCCAGGACAACCTGAGGGTTTAAGGAAGCAGGTGCGAGCCCACAGTGGACATTCCAAACCTTGGTCTAAAAGGTGCAGGAAGCAGGCTGTGACTGTCTCCTTCCTGCACCTTTAATGACGGCGGGGCCAAGGTGTTCCCATTGGTCTCTAGTATTGTGGCACTTAGCTTTGGGGGACGCTCATGCTGTCTGTGGCTCCTTCTAATTTGAAAGGTGACCCCAGTGCTCTTCCTGACCCAACGAAGTCCTGTCGCTACCAGCATTTGCTGGCTTGTAGGGGAAATGCTGCCATTCCCATTCCCCTCGAGAATTCAGAAGGGAAAAGCCTGCCCTCTGAGACCTCAACTCTAGGACCTGTCCAGACGGGAACGGAGGGCACAGCTTTTGGGATGGGCACCGTCACTGGGGCCGGCCTGGGTGGGTGCCCCAGGAAGCTGCTGCCAAGTTTGCACAGGGTCCACCCTTCGTGAGGTCGTGTGGCCTCAAGGGTATCCTGCAAAAACGTCACCTGCCCTCACCTACATCCTGGCCCAGGGCGTGGAGGGTCGAGACTTGCCCCAGGTCTGGCTCCACAACCGCATGACCTGGGAGGTGGCCTGGGAACTAGGGATCAGCCTCCTGCGGGAGAACCAGCTGCCCATGGCACGGCCCCCTCGAGCCCCCACACCCAGGACTACAACCCCTGGAAGCCCCTTGTGGTGGCACCCGCGCCTGGGCTACCTGGGTTTTCTCTGCCATGTGAAGTGTGTAGGAGGGCTCCCGAGTCTGGACTTCGACCTGAGAACTTGGAGCCTTGGGGGAGCTAAGGAGCACCCACCGAAGTCAGGATGATGCCTCGGAAGGTCTTGTCATTCTCCAGCTTCTCCAGGCTGATAATGAACTCTGTCAGCAGCTCTAGGCTGAGGCTGTTCACTGGGGGGTTCTTGAACTTCATCACGGCGACCCCTAGTTTGAAAATGAAGAGGACAAAACTCATACCCAGCATGGGAAAGGTGCCCCCAACTACCCTGCACCCTCAACCAGGCCATGGGAAGCTACAcagattttgggttttttaaattgaggtgagATTCATATACCTTATAAGAAAGGGAACCCTGTACCCATCAGCAGTTACCATTCCTCCtgttccagcccctggcaatcagtAATCTCCTTCCTGTTCCTATGGATTTGCCAGttgtggacatttcatataagtggaatcatatgtgaccttttctgtctttcttccttcatttactgttttcaaggttcatttatgtattagcatgtgtcagtgcttcattcttTCTTAAGATCAAATAATGCTCCATTATCTGTGTACAGCatgttttgcttatccattcatctgctgatggacacttgtgttagttccaccttttggccattgtaatactgctatgaacattcatgtacaaatttttgttGATCTTTATCTCCCAGATGTAAGTCCTACATCCTCAGGGGAGTAGGAAATGGCCTTAGTTTCTTGAGTAAGTGAGCAAACTCTAAGAACCAGATGTGCAAGGAGGAACTCCAGTGGGGGCCTCTGGTTCATGCTTGTTTAAGGATTGAGAGTAAGAATATCAGGGGTCAGATGTTCTTAAACGCTCCATCTATTCATTTATACTGCCAGCAGCAGGGAAAGCAGGAGTGGCAGGGCCTGCCCTTGTGGACAgtgcagctgctggcctgggcCGGCTGGGGCCATCTGTTCTCACTGCCTGGCCCAAGGGCAGATCCCAAGGGCTTCAAAATGCCACCATTCACTTAGGGTACATTTCCCTGGTCAAGGCCTTGGAAATCTCTGGATAGTTAACACAAACCATTCTCTAGGAATGAGAATTAAGTCCTGAAGGCAAAGAGACTCTTTTGAGACCTATGATTTATGA contains these protein-coding regions:
- the ECI1 gene encoding enoyl-CoA delta isomerase 1, mitochondrial; amino-acid sequence: MALAVGMRVSSRSLPRPWALLQGATIRRTEPAAGGGDSARRFGTQRVLVEPDAAAGVAVMKFKNPPVNSLSLELLTEFIISLEKLENDKTFRGIILTSDCPRVFSAGLDLTEMCGKNPAHYAEYWKAVQELWLRLYLSNLVLIAAINGACPAGGCLISLTCDYRILADNPKYLMGLNETLLGIVAPFWFKDTFVNTIGHRASEQALQLGLLFRPAEALQVGLVDQVVPEDQVLSTALSVMARWMAIPDHARQLTKNMMRKTTVDRLVKQRDTDIQNFVSFISRDSIQKSLQMYLEKLKQKKG